The proteins below are encoded in one region of Nitrospirota bacterium:
- a CDS encoding type II secretion system F family protein, which translates to MATFVWTGKTRQGGIQKGEVAAGNKDEVISILRKQNILVTSVNPKPAGITLSFGGGGRVKEKDIVIFTRQFATMIDAGLPLVQCLEILSAQTENKTLAKALVQVRQDVEGGATYADSLRKHPKVFDDLYVNMVAAGEAGGILDTILNRLAKHIEKSMKLKKQIKSAMVYPGVIVSVAIGVITILMVWVIPTFAKMFVDFGGTLPLPTVIVIGASEFMQHNIIFIVIGLMGLSFAFKKYYKTTNGRRLVDLYLLKLPVVGDLIRKASVANFTRTLGTLISSGVPILDGLGIVAKTSGNKVVEEALLSVKQSISEGKTIAEPLKKTNVFPQMVVQMIGVGESTGALDAMLEKIADFYDDEVDSAVTALTSLLEPALMVFLGVTIGFIVIAMYLPIFKMASVVG; encoded by the coding sequence ATGGCAACATTCGTATGGACAGGCAAAACAAGGCAGGGGGGGATCCAGAAAGGGGAGGTCGCAGCTGGAAATAAGGATGAGGTGATTTCTATCCTGAGAAAACAAAATATCTTGGTGACCTCTGTTAATCCTAAACCGGCGGGAATCACTCTTTCCTTTGGAGGAGGCGGAAGGGTCAAGGAAAAAGACATTGTGATTTTTACCCGGCAGTTTGCCACCATGATAGACGCGGGTTTGCCGCTTGTTCAATGCCTCGAAATTCTTTCCGCTCAAACCGAAAATAAAACACTGGCAAAAGCCCTGGTTCAGGTACGCCAGGATGTTGAGGGAGGGGCGACCTATGCCGATTCTTTAAGAAAACATCCGAAAGTATTCGATGATTTATATGTCAACATGGTGGCGGCCGGCGAAGCGGGGGGTATTTTGGATACCATTTTAAACCGTTTGGCAAAACATATCGAAAAGTCGATGAAACTAAAAAAACAGATCAAATCGGCAATGGTCTATCCGGGTGTGATCGTCAGCGTGGCCATTGGCGTTATCACGATTTTAATGGTGTGGGTAATACCGACTTTCGCGAAAATGTTCGTTGATTTTGGAGGAACCCTTCCCCTTCCGACGGTTATCGTCATCGGAGCCAGCGAATTCATGCAGCACAATATTATTTTTATTGTTATCGGGTTGATGGGGCTATCTTTTGCTTTTAAAAAATATTATAAAACCACGAACGGCAGAAGGCTTGTTGATTTGTATCTCCTCAAGCTTCCCGTGGTGGGAGATTTGATCCGAAAGGCCTCGGTGGCAAATTTTACCCGGACCTTGGGAACATTAATCAGCTCAGGGGTTCCCATTTTAGATGGTTTAGGCATCGTGGCAAAAACGTCGGGCAATAAGGTCGTTGAAGAAGCTTTGCTGTCGGTTAAACAGAGCATCAGTGAAGGGAAAACTATTGCGGAACCGCTAAAGAAGACCAATGTATTTCCTCAGATGGTTGTCCAAATGATTGGCGTGGGAGAGTCGACCGGGGCTCTGGATGCGATGTTGGAGAAAATTGCGGATTTTTATGACGATGAGGTCGATTCCGCCGTGACTGCCCTGACATCACTTCTTGAGCCGGCGCTAATGGTATTTTTGGGGGTCACGATTGGATTTATCGTCATCGCCATGTATCTGCCTATCTTTAAGATGGCTTCCGTTGTCGGTTAG
- a CDS encoding PAS domain S-box protein, whose translation MTVVDNKGSTHRVKEDFRERIKWLIILRVALMTLLLGGSLLFQIGGQSRPSSWFIPSILLGIIYFLSVLYVFLLGRVKNLVIFSIGQMIVDVFIETILVMFTGSVESPFSFLYIISIISGALILNRSGGIFIASLAFICYGSVVDLEYYQWGWFAYFTPPNMTEKEAFYSFFLYLVIFFTVAIVSGTLSEKLHDTRKALDDREKGLTVFRAFHENVVRSMGSGLLTSDLDGNILSFNASAQKITCFLSSEIIGNKWWNVFGWEKSPVSLFEKGAEGENIRFDKEGHKKDGSRLLVGMTFSPLKDDEGFKKGYVGIFQDLTKIKELEEAMKLKERLAHLGEMAAGIAHEIRNPLASLSGSMEILSQELNLKDHQKKLMQIALNESERLNHLIADFLNYTRPRPLQKKETFLKSFLEEEIFLFKHSVTFPKDIRIDLAVDPLISVVDLDQDQMKQVFWNLSLNACEAMSDGGRLKISAKGWPSNEKKMEEWFLIFEDNGVGISPDAIGKIFNPFFSTKDHGTGLGLSIVHRIIEEHGGKVRVKSAPGVGTRFTLIFPFREFERFPALDQRKESVIG comes from the coding sequence ATGACTGTTGTTGACAATAAAGGTTCTACGCATCGGGTCAAGGAAGATTTTCGGGAGCGAATCAAATGGCTCATCATCCTTCGCGTGGCTTTGATGACCCTTCTTCTGGGAGGGTCTCTCCTTTTTCAGATTGGCGGCCAAAGCCGCCCCTCCTCATGGTTCATTCCCTCGATCTTGCTGGGAATCATTTATTTTTTATCCGTACTTTATGTTTTTTTACTGGGTCGGGTCAAAAACCTCGTTATTTTTTCCATCGGGCAGATGATCGTCGATGTGTTCATTGAAACCATTCTTGTGATGTTTACCGGTTCGGTTGAAAGTCCGTTTTCCTTCCTTTACATTATTTCCATCATTTCAGGGGCGCTCATATTAAACCGGTCGGGCGGAATATTTATTGCTTCACTCGCGTTTATTTGTTACGGGTCGGTCGTTGACCTGGAATATTATCAATGGGGATGGTTTGCTTATTTTACCCCGCCAAATATGACTGAAAAAGAGGCTTTTTATTCATTTTTCCTTTACCTTGTGATTTTCTTCACTGTGGCTATTGTAAGCGGAACACTTTCAGAAAAACTACACGACACCAGGAAAGCTCTCGATGACCGCGAAAAAGGATTGACGGTCTTCCGGGCGTTTCATGAAAATGTGGTAAGGAGTATGGGGAGCGGCCTTTTGACGTCTGATTTGGACGGGAATATCCTTTCTTTTAATGCTTCTGCCCAAAAAATTACCTGTTTTTTGAGTTCCGAAATTATTGGAAATAAGTGGTGGAACGTGTTCGGGTGGGAAAAGTCTCCTGTTTCTCTTTTTGAAAAAGGCGCGGAAGGGGAAAATATTCGTTTTGATAAAGAGGGTCATAAAAAAGACGGTAGCCGGTTATTGGTTGGGATGACGTTTTCACCCCTCAAAGATGATGAGGGGTTTAAAAAGGGGTACGTGGGAATTTTCCAGGATTTGACGAAAATTAAAGAGTTGGAAGAGGCGATGAAATTAAAAGAACGGCTCGCCCATCTGGGAGAAATGGCGGCGGGAATTGCTCATGAAATTCGAAATCCTTTGGCCTCTTTAAGCGGCTCAATGGAGATTTTAAGCCAAGAGCTCAACCTGAAAGATCATCAGAAAAAATTAATGCAGATTGCGTTAAATGAATCGGAGAGATTGAACCATTTGATCGCCGATTTTTTAAACTATACGCGTCCGAGACCGCTTCAGAAAAAAGAGACTTTTTTAAAATCCTTTCTTGAGGAGGAAATTTTTCTTTTCAAACATTCAGTAACCTTTCCGAAAGATATTCGGATTGACCTGGCGGTGGACCCTCTGATTAGCGTTGTCGATCTGGATCAGGATCAAATGAAGCAGGTCTTTTGGAATCTTTCTCTTAACGCTTGTGAAGCCATGAGTGACGGGGGAAGGTTAAAAATTTCCGCAAAAGGATGGCCTTCCAACGAAAAAAAAATGGAGGAATGGTTTTTGATATTCGAGGATAACGGCGTCGGAATCAGTCCTGACGCCATTGGGAAGATTTTTAATCCATTTTTCTCAACAAAAGACCATGGAACCGGGCTTGGGTTGTCGATCGTCCATCGAATTATTGAGGAACATGGCGGAAAAGTCCGCGTAAAAAGCGCTCCTGGAGTTGGGACTCGATTTACGCTGATCTTCCCGTTTAGGGAATTTGAAAGATTCCCCGCTTTGGATCAGAGGAAGGAGTCGGTCATTGGCTAA
- a CDS encoding sigma-54-dependent Fis family transcriptional regulator — protein MAKILIVDDEKSMREFLQIVLTKEGYHVVAASDGEEAIELIGKDIFDLVISDLKMPKASGLDVLKAVKEVSPDSIVLMITAFATTETAIEAMKQGAYNYLIKPFKIEEVKLIIKNALEKQTLRKENNKLRQELKELVFPRNIIGKSEPLLKILELVSKISETSSNILITGESGTGKELIARAIHDQSPRRNKPFVTVNCSALPENLLESELFGHMKGAFTGAILNKQGLFEIADEGTLFLDEIGDTSLTIQVKLLRVLQEREFRRVGGLKDIKVDVRIVAATNKNLLQAVAENRFREDLYYRLDVIPVFLPPLRERTGDVPLLVDYFLKKFDKTLNKNISGIEPDALQLLMEQEWKGNVRELENIMERVISLSSNPKITKEDVLSCVRSLPLKDSIKIREIPNGGFDLEEYINEIEKDLLIKALEKTHWVKTEAAKLLHLNFRSFRYRLLKYQIEKNLS, from the coding sequence TTGGCTAAAATACTGATTGTCGATGATGAAAAGAGTATGCGGGAGTTTCTCCAAATCGTCCTGACCAAAGAGGGATATCATGTCGTTGCCGCTTCTGATGGGGAAGAGGCAATTGAATTGATTGGAAAAGATATTTTTGATTTGGTGATCAGTGATTTAAAAATGCCAAAAGCCAGCGGCCTTGACGTGTTAAAAGCAGTGAAGGAGGTCTCCCCGGATTCGATCGTTTTGATGATTACGGCCTTTGCAACCACCGAAACGGCCATCGAAGCGATGAAACAAGGGGCCTATAATTACCTTATTAAACCCTTTAAAATCGAGGAAGTAAAATTAATCATTAAAAATGCTTTGGAAAAGCAAACGCTTCGCAAGGAAAATAACAAGCTTCGTCAGGAGCTCAAAGAGCTGGTTTTTCCGCGGAATATCATAGGAAAAAGCGAGCCGCTTCTTAAAATACTCGAATTAGTCAGCAAGATTTCAGAAACCTCCAGTAATATTTTAATCACCGGAGAAAGCGGGACGGGGAAAGAATTAATCGCCCGCGCGATTCATGATCAATCTCCGAGGCGGAACAAGCCGTTTGTTACGGTCAATTGCAGCGCGCTCCCTGAAAATCTTCTCGAAAGCGAGCTGTTCGGGCATATGAAAGGAGCCTTCACAGGCGCCATATTGAACAAACAGGGGCTGTTTGAGATTGCTGACGAGGGGACTTTGTTTCTGGATGAAATCGGGGATACCTCTCTGACCATTCAGGTTAAATTATTAAGGGTGCTCCAGGAGCGGGAGTTTAGACGGGTTGGCGGATTAAAGGATATTAAAGTCGACGTTAGAATTGTCGCCGCGACGAACAAAAACCTTCTCCAGGCTGTGGCTGAAAACCGCTTCAGAGAGGACCTCTATTACCGTCTGGATGTTATTCCTGTTTTCCTTCCTCCGTTACGCGAACGGACAGGAGATGTTCCTTTGTTGGTCGATTATTTTCTAAAGAAGTTCGACAAGACCCTGAATAAAAATATTTCAGGAATAGAACCGGACGCGTTGCAGCTGTTAATGGAACAGGAGTGGAAGGGAAATGTAAGAGAACTTGAAAATATAATGGAACGCGTCATCTCGCTTTCCTCCAATCCAAAAATCACAAAGGAAGATGTTTTATCATGTGTCCGGTCTCTTCCGTTAAAGGATTCCATTAAAATCCGGGAAATTCCCAATGGCGGTTTTGATCTTGAAGAATACATCAATGAAATCGAAAAAGACCTTTTGATTAAAGCGCTTGAAAAAACCCATTGGGTGAAAACCGAGGCCGCGAAACTTCTTCACTTGAATTTTCGCTCGTTTAGATATCGTCTTTTGAAATATCAAATCGAGAAAAACCTTTCTTAA
- a CDS encoding GNAT family N-acetyltransferase, translating to MNITLKETKTIDLTLVKELYQYAPWAKDRNLKEIKKALSNSTLVISAWDRDLLVGFARVLSDKVFRATLWDVIVLPDYQKQGVGSMMIEKIIFHPLLKTVDRFWLNTKQPDFYEKFGFVQSHEGMVLERKGN from the coding sequence ATGAACATTACGCTTAAAGAAACCAAAACAATTGATCTTACGCTGGTCAAGGAACTTTATCAGTACGCACCCTGGGCCAAAGACCGCAACCTGAAAGAGATTAAGAAAGCCCTTTCAAACTCTACCCTGGTCATCAGCGCCTGGGATAGAGATCTTCTGGTAGGCTTTGCCCGAGTTTTATCCGATAAAGTTTTTCGTGCGACGTTATGGGATGTCATTGTCCTTCCGGATTATCAAAAGCAGGGTGTCGGCTCGATGATGATTGAAAAAATCATATTTCATCCTCTTTTGAAAACAGTCGATCGTTTCTGGTTAAATACAAAACAGCCAGACTTTTATGAGAAGTTTGGTTTTGTTCAAAGCCATGAGGGAATGGTTTTAGAAAGAAAAGGGAATTAA
- a CDS encoding OsmC family protein — MSIKRKASAIWQGTLKEGKGAISTDSGVLKNTQYSFGTRFENGAGTNPEELIAAAHASCFSMALSGQLGNAGMTANSINTTATLSMEKLDAGFTVTAVHLDLVANIPGADKAKFETAVGNAKTGCPISRLLSNIKITVDAKLAS, encoded by the coding sequence ATGTCAATAAAACGTAAAGCTTCTGCCATTTGGCAGGGAACGCTTAAAGAAGGAAAAGGCGCCATTTCAACCGACAGCGGCGTTCTAAAAAACACCCAATATTCCTTTGGCACCCGTTTTGAAAACGGAGCAGGAACTAATCCGGAAGAACTCATTGCGGCAGCGCATGCCTCCTGTTTTTCTATGGCTCTTTCCGGGCAATTAGGAAACGCTGGGATGACCGCCAATAGTATTAACACAACCGCCACTTTGAGCATGGAAAAACTTGATGCCGGTTTTACCGTTACAGCCGTTCATCTCGACCTGGTTGCCAATATCCCCGGCGCGGATAAGGCGAAATTTGAGACTGCGGTCGGAAACGCAAAAACGGGCTGTCCGATTTCTCGTCTTTTAAGCAACATAAAAATCACCGTGGACGCGAAACTGGCTTCCTAA
- a CDS encoding mechanosensitive ion channel family protein: MSLLRKTNQPGDWIEVDGTYGEVKFIGARAMHLVTPDDTEVIIPHSRFWSASIFNASSGSRSLLCVADFYLHPHHDGFAARQRLTEIAESSSYRKPETPVTVIVLEKPWGTHYRLKTYVKESREQFLLITDLTIRSKEALLGMNIRFAQAPYAELGKS, translated from the coding sequence ATGTCATTATTACGAAAAACAAACCAGCCGGGTGACTGGATCGAAGTGGATGGCACTTACGGCGAAGTGAAATTCATCGGCGCCCGGGCCATGCACCTTGTGACGCCGGACGATACCGAAGTGATCATTCCGCACTCCCGGTTCTGGTCCGCCAGCATTTTCAACGCCAGTAGCGGCAGTCGAAGCCTCCTTTGCGTGGCAGATTTCTATCTTCACCCCCACCATGACGGCTTCGCGGCACGGCAGCGGTTGACGGAGATTGCGGAATCCAGTTCGTACCGCAAACCGGAAACGCCGGTTACGGTGATTGTCCTGGAAAAGCCCTGGGGCACACACTACCGCTTGAAGACCTACGTAAAAGAGAGCCGGGAACAGTTCCTTTTGATAACAGACCTGACGATCCGGAGTAAAGAGGCGCTTCTGGGCATGAATATACGATTTGCACAGGCCCCTTACGCAGAACTCGGAAAAAGCTGA
- a CDS encoding glutamine synthetase has product MSLKLPGMLTQNELAQKVRKGEIETVMLLFTDHYGRFMGKRLDADFFLEDAAKQGTHACDYLLTVDMENEPVPGYRFANWEKGYGDFHMVPDFSTLRTASWLEKTAILICDLKNEKNHRLVTEAPRSILKHQLERAAGMGYTVMAASELEYYIFQNSYRDAAAKHYQGLEPAGWYLEDYHALQGTREEAFNGAVRRHLKRSGVPVENSKGEWGLGQHELNVRYADILVMADRHAIYKQCLKEVADQMGISVTFMAKYATAQAGSSSHIHLSLWKKNHNVFPGRAKLGPVSCSDVFRWFLGGWIAHVPDLMVFYAPTVNSYKRYQSGSWAPTRLAWSYDNRTAGFRVVGKDESLRMECRIPGADCNPYLAYAAALASGLDGIEHKIEPPSIFEGDIYAAENLPRVPHTLRDAADLFANSLFAKKALGKEVVEHYLHFYRTEQEAYDKAVTDWERRRYFERI; this is encoded by the coding sequence ATGAGTTTAAAGCTTCCCGGCATGCTAACCCAAAATGAGTTGGCCCAGAAAGTGCGTAAGGGTGAAATTGAGACAGTGATGCTGTTGTTTACTGATCACTATGGTCGCTTCATGGGAAAGCGATTGGATGCAGACTTTTTCCTTGAAGACGCGGCAAAGCAGGGAACCCACGCATGTGATTATCTTCTGACGGTTGACATGGAAAATGAACCGGTGCCAGGTTATCGTTTTGCTAATTGGGAAAAAGGGTATGGTGATTTTCATATGGTTCCTGATTTTTCAACGTTGCGTACGGCCAGTTGGTTGGAAAAAACGGCTATTCTCATCTGCGATTTGAAAAACGAAAAAAATCATAGATTGGTAACAGAAGCTCCCCGTTCTATTTTAAAACACCAACTTGAACGGGCTGCCGGTATGGGGTATACCGTTATGGCTGCGTCGGAATTAGAATATTACATTTTTCAAAATTCCTATCGGGATGCAGCCGCCAAACATTACCAGGGCCTTGAGCCGGCAGGCTGGTATCTGGAAGACTATCATGCCTTGCAAGGAACCCGCGAGGAAGCTTTTAATGGCGCGGTGCGCCGTCATTTAAAGCGTTCCGGCGTGCCTGTTGAAAATTCGAAGGGTGAGTGGGGATTAGGACAACACGAGCTTAATGTGCGTTACGCGGATATTCTCGTGATGGCTGATCGCCATGCGATTTACAAACAGTGTCTGAAGGAAGTGGCAGACCAGATGGGAATCAGTGTGACTTTCATGGCCAAATATGCGACTGCGCAAGCGGGTTCCAGCTCTCACATCCACTTGAGCTTGTGGAAGAAAAATCATAACGTGTTTCCCGGGAGAGCCAAATTAGGACCGGTATCCTGCTCCGATGTTTTTCGCTGGTTTCTCGGGGGCTGGATTGCCCATGTGCCGGACTTAATGGTTTTCTATGCTCCCACTGTGAATTCCTATAAACGGTATCAAAGCGGTTCCTGGGCGCCTACCCGTCTTGCATGGAGTTATGATAACCGAACGGCGGGCTTTCGTGTCGTGGGAAAGGATGAGAGTCTGCGAATGGAATGCCGGATCCCTGGCGCTGACTGTAATCCTTACCTGGCCTATGCGGCGGCCCTGGCTTCCGGTCTGGATGGCATTGAACATAAAATTGAACCTCCTTCAATATTCGAGGGAGATATTTATGCCGCGGAGAATTTGCCCCGGGTGCCTCATACGCTTCGGGATGCGGCAGATCTTTTCGCAAATAGCTTGTTTGCCAAAAAAGCTCTGGGGAAAGAGGTCGTGGAGCATTATCTCCACTTTTACCGGACGGAACAGGAAGCCTATGATAAGGCCGTTACCGACTGGGAGCGGCGGAGATATTTTGAGAGAATTTAG